TGATAATCCAAACCGCCGGCCGTTTTGGTCTAATCGCCAAACGAATGAACAAAATTTTGGACTATTGAGCTTCGAGCCGGGCAAAAAAAGCTTGCCTATGCTTGTGGATGGAAGAAAAGGTGACTGGGAAAAGAAAAGGATTAAGCCTCTAAGTGATTCGAACACCGGGGCAATCAAGAGTGTGTTTGCAACCTCTGATGAATCATCCGTCTATTTCAGGCTTGACCTTGAGGATGCTTTTGACTGGGAAGAGCAATTCGCCTACCTCTTCCTTGATACCATTCCAGGACAGGGGCAGCACCGCGTCCTACTGGATGATGGTCAGGAAATGGACTCTGAACAAGGCATTGATTTTATCATAGAACTTAAAGGGCCAGAGAAGTCAAGAATCCTTGTCGACAGTTATTATGACTTGTTCTACTATCAGTACGGGAAAACGTTGAAAATGATTCCCGAGGTAAAAAAGGCTGACGAAAAAAACAATGGGATGTTTCATCCAATTCGACTTGCGCTCAACAAGGAGATGGTTCTTCCTGAAAGTGGAAGGAAAGTGCCATTTCAGTCATATGAGACAGGCAAACTGGAGTTAGGGACTGGAAATCCGGAAGATGAAAGTTTTGATTCGCTGACCGATATAAGTATTAGCGACGATAATAGGACCGTGGAAATCAGGATTCCATGGCAGCTTTTGAATGTTAAGGATCCAAGTACGAAAGAGATCATCGCCAATCTTTACGAAACAGGCTTGTCTGGAAGTGAATACATCGATGGAATCGGTGTGGCTGCAGCATTGGTTTCAACAGGAGAAAATATTACTGTACTGCCCGAGAGTCAATCCAAAATAGACAGCATGTTCTTCTACGAATGGAAGGGTTGGGAAGAACCGCGGTATTATGAACGGCTGAAAAAATCCTATAACATCATGAAAGAAACTTTTGAAAAAGCAGGGGACGAGGAAAACAATTGATGAAAAGAATTTTGCTGGCTGAGGATGAAGAAATTTTAAGAATGCTGATTACTGATACACTTGAAGATGAAGATTTTCAGGTGGTTGAAGCTGGAGACGGCCAGGAAGCGCTGGATCTTTTGAAGGATGGAAAATATGATTTGATTGTGCTTGATTATATGATGCCGGTATATTCAGGTCTCGAAGTCATCGTCAAAATAAGGCAGGAAGGCATCAATAAGGATGTCCCGATCATGATGCTTTCAGCGAAAAGCCAGCTTTCAGAACAGGAACAAGTGATTGCAGCAGGGGCTGATTATTTTATGGCCAAGCCATTCAGCCCGCTTGAACTATTGGGAAAAGTGAGAGACATACTTAATGAAAAAAATACAATTCAATAAGAATAGCATAGTCCGTCGATACATTTTCCTGATGGGGGTTTTCATTGGCGCATTCTTGCTGCTGGCTGGACTCCTGCTGTATTCTTTTTACGAGCTGAATGAAGAATATACTTCTAAGAACAGACAGCTTGAAGACAAAGAACGTCTAGTTCAGGATATGGAAGAAGCTTTTCTACAGGCCTTCATGGATGTCCGCGGTTATTTTGCCTATGGTTCGGAAAATTTGAAGGATAACGCTCTTGAGCAGGAGCCGCAGATCCTGGATTCTATGAAAGAGCTTGAAGAAATGGAAGAAGACTTTAAAGATCAGTCATTTCTAAATGAGGTTGACAAGTTCAGAGAATATTATTTTACAGAAGCTCTGCCTGTAAATCTTGGAGAATTTGAAAAAGGGAATATTGAGGCCGTCAAAGCCGCTGCGAATGAAGGAGCAACAAATAAAATCGAGGCCTTCATGGCAGACATCAACGAATATAATGAGGCAATCAATGACCAAATCGATGCAAATTTTGATGAACTTAAGAAAATCCAGTCCTATGTCCAATTCGGTTTTGTTGTGTTTGTGCTCGCCTTTCTGATTGTCCTGCTGCGGATCACAAGGCTGATGTTCAGCGAGATTGCCAGGCCGCTTGCAGGGTTTGCGGCAGCTGCCAATGAGATTGCCTATGGCAGGGAAGCGGTTATAGAAGTCGAAAAAGACCGTAATGATGAACTTGGAGTACTATCGATCGCCTTCAATCGCATGCTAGAGGGAATCCAGGAAAACGAACAAAATCTGCTTGCGCAAAACGAAGAGCTAGTGGCCCAGCAGGATGAGCTTCATGCGCAGCAGCTGGAACTTCAGGAGGCTCTTGAAATTGTAAAAAACAATGAGCAGAAGCTTAGCAGCAGGAATGAGCTGATAAACAAATTGGCTAATTCTCTTGATAAGCAAGAGGTTATGGAAAGTGCCGTCCTGAATATGTGCCCGATCATCGGTGCCGAAAAAGGGATCATCGCATTTATCGAAGACTCATCATACGCTTCATATGGGATATCACCTGGAGGAGTCGGACAGTTCCTTAACAATCTTCTATTCAGTGGAGTGGTTGACCGTCTGAAGATGGACCGAAAGCCTTTTGCCATGAAAAGGCAAGCAGCGGAAGAAGAGAAAGGTTTCCATACGGAAAACCTCCTTTCATTTGACTTGTATATCCCGATCTTTTTATCAGGGAAGAAACTGATTGCCGTTATGGCATTCAGCCGCAATGATGCGCCTTTTGATAACCGGCTGATGGAAGAGTATGAGGCAATGGCCAAAAATGTCGGCATTGCGATGGACAAGGTTAACTTATATCAAGCATCTGAAGAAGCCAGACGCTTGAACCAGGATATCCTTGACACAATTCAGGAGGGTGTCCAGTTAGTCAATACGGAGGGGAAAATTCTCCAGGTCAATAAAAAGTTCTGTGAGCTATTCCGCTGCCCGGAAAAGCTTCGAGAAATGGATGGGTGTTCATGGGCCGACTGGATTGTCCTTTTGGAGGATTCGATTGAAGAGGCTGGTGAGTTCATTAATTTCCTGAAATCAGAAGTTGCCAGTCAGGAAAAATATTCTTCTAACGAGGAGCAATTCATTTATAAAAATAAAGAAGGTAAGGTATTCAAGGTATATTGTGAAGGACTTTTCGATGGAAATACGAAGTTGGGCACAATATTCGTACATCGCAATATAACAAAAGAATTCGAGGTAGACAGGATCAAATCCGAATTTGTCAGCACCGT
The window above is part of the Mesobacillus jeotgali genome. Proteins encoded here:
- a CDS encoding ATP-binding protein: MKKIQFNKNSIVRRYIFLMGVFIGAFLLLAGLLLYSFYELNEEYTSKNRQLEDKERLVQDMEEAFLQAFMDVRGYFAYGSENLKDNALEQEPQILDSMKELEEMEEDFKDQSFLNEVDKFREYYFTEALPVNLGEFEKGNIEAVKAAANEGATNKIEAFMADINEYNEAINDQIDANFDELKKIQSYVQFGFVVFVLAFLIVLLRITRLMFSEIARPLAGFAAAANEIAYGREAVIEVEKDRNDELGVLSIAFNRMLEGIQENEQNLLAQNEELVAQQDELHAQQLELQEALEIVKNNEQKLSSRNELINKLANSLDKQEVMESAVLNMCPIIGAEKGIIAFIEDSSYASYGISPGGVGQFLNNLLFSGVVDRLKMDRKPFAMKRQAAEEEKGFHTENLLSFDLYIPIFLSGKKLIAVMAFSRNDAPFDNRLMEEYEAMAKNVGIAMDKVNLYQASEEARRLNQDILDTIQEGVQLVNTEGKILQVNKKFCELFRCPEKLREMDGCSWADWIVLLEDSIEEAGEFINFLKSEVASQEKYSSNEEQFIYKNKEGKVFKVYCEGLFDGNTKLGTIFVHRNITKEFEVDRIKSEFVSTVSHELRTPLASILGFTELMLNRELKLDRQKKYLSTIHNEAGRLTDLINDFLDIQRMESGKQEYEKKQLAMLLIIKKVIELQKVHSESHELSLEFLGGRDFVIGDAGKLEQALTNLIHNAIKYSPEGGRVGVVVFEKDGRVKIEIQDEGLGIPPEALDRLFEKFYRVDNSDRRSIGGTGLGLAIVKEIIHDHGGDISVKSQFGKGSTFTISLPVSDSQTV
- a CDS encoding response regulator transcription factor, which produces MKRILLAEDEEILRMLITDTLEDEDFQVVEAGDGQEALDLLKDGKYDLIVLDYMMPVYSGLEVIVKIRQEGINKDVPIMMLSAKSQLSEQEQVIAAGADYFMAKPFSPLELLGKVRDILNEKNTIQ